The following proteins are co-located in the Syntrophorhabdaceae bacterium genome:
- a CDS encoding ribbon-helix-helix domain-containing protein: MGKAKIAITLDAEFIGELDRLVEENYFQNRSQAIRDAVREKLARMKRSRLSMECAKLNPKFEKAMAEEGLDEDVTQWPEY, encoded by the coding sequence ATGGGAAAGGCAAAAATAGCAATCACATTGGACGCCGAATTTATCGGTGAATTGGATAGACTAGTCGAAGAAAATTATTTTCAAAATCGCAGCCAGGCAATCCGCGATGCTGTGCGCGAAAAACTCGCCCGAATGAAGCGCAGCCGGCTATCTATGGAATGTGCAAAACTTAATCCGAAATTTGAAAAAGCTATGGCGGAAGAAGGCTTAGATGAGGATGTGACCCAATGGCCAGAATATTGA
- a CDS encoding type II toxin-antitoxin system PemK/MazF family toxin → MARILRGEIRWADLNPVRGHEQAGLRPVLILSHDIFNKRSGTVIAVAITGQPQKAGFPLTLELKSPNLPKKSWLKISQIRTLSVERIGKIIGEASPEELNQAIEGLNEIIA, encoded by the coding sequence ATGGCCAGAATATTGAGAGGTGAAATCCGGTGGGCGGATTTGAATCCCGTGCGGGGACATGAACAGGCTGGCTTGCGCCCCGTGCTCATTTTGAGCCACGACATTTTTAATAAACGCTCAGGTACAGTCATCGCTGTGGCCATTACAGGCCAGCCGCAAAAAGCTGGATTCCCGTTAACCCTTGAACTGAAGTCTCCCAATTTACCCAAGAAATCATGGCTCAAAATCAGTCAAATCCGAACATTGTCCGTTGAGAGGATCGGTAAAATCATCGGTGAAGCATCTCCGGAAGAGTTGAATCAGGCCATAGAAGGGTTGAATGAAATAATTGCGTAA
- a CDS encoding metallophosphoesterase produces MSSKRIFISDIHMGDKRSANQVPEFQNYCWFYHPDSSPDTDRPEILRRFLEEYCFSDTSVTEVVIVGDFFDEWVCPAQFDPTEPPYPAPLPKGEQYRKIAVATQNLPVIETLRKLASQDRLVYVPGNHDMFADKSVVNEIFPGIRYPDSKDGHYVYRADGIWAEHGHWYGMFNAPHPAGSGSGFAGSHLPLGYFITRINAEEALRTGSMLSLPQVFKEWIEHVFSEVPEAKDPEAKVGGLVDTVLMNLFNTLVSNHAYGQEGAVMNGFDGIPGKIMWEEIKTRYSNIYDAWPDNHPDNVGPLNAILSDAGNLDQATRLVTLRREDVKIVVCGHTHDYRLASYSNSPYPPDEIPPEDNRIYANSGAWTNDTQRCTFVETELRSDDGKHLVYLKEWLRDPSTGQYKARDVQPDEWVVA; encoded by the coding sequence ATGAGTAGCAAACGAATCTTTATCAGCGACATTCATATGGGTGACAAGCGTAGTGCAAACCAGGTCCCTGAATTCCAAAATTACTGTTGGTTTTATCACCCTGATTCATCACCTGACACTGATCGGCCGGAAATATTGAGGAGGTTTTTGGAAGAATACTGCTTCAGCGACACTTCCGTGACTGAAGTGGTGATTGTCGGAGACTTTTTCGACGAGTGGGTGTGCCCTGCTCAGTTCGATCCGACGGAACCTCCTTATCCTGCGCCTCTTCCTAAGGGTGAGCAATACAGAAAGATTGCCGTGGCCACTCAAAACCTGCCGGTTATTGAAACTCTCAGGAAGCTTGCCTCCCAAGACAGGCTGGTCTATGTGCCGGGGAACCATGACATGTTTGCGGACAAATCTGTAGTCAACGAGATCTTTCCGGGTATACGTTACCCGGACTCCAAAGATGGACATTACGTCTACCGTGCTGACGGTATCTGGGCAGAACATGGCCATTGGTACGGTATGTTTAATGCACCTCATCCGGCAGGATCGGGCAGCGGATTTGCAGGAAGTCATCTTCCTTTAGGATACTTCATAACCCGCATCAACGCCGAGGAAGCATTGAGAACGGGTAGCATGCTGAGCCTGCCACAGGTCTTCAAGGAATGGATCGAACATGTCTTCAGCGAGGTCCCGGAAGCCAAAGATCCGGAAGCAAAGGTCGGTGGTCTTGTAGATACTGTCCTCATGAACCTATTCAACACTCTTGTTTCGAATCATGCCTATGGCCAGGAAGGCGCTGTTATGAATGGGTTCGACGGTATACCAGGAAAAATAATGTGGGAAGAGATTAAGACACGGTACTCTAACATTTATGATGCATGGCCCGATAATCACCCCGACAATGTCGGCCCTCTCAATGCTATCTTGAGCGACGCGGGCAACCTTGATCAGGCTACACGTCTGGTAACCCTTCGGCGCGAGGATGTCAAGATAGTTGTCTGCGGCCATACCCATGATTACCGCCTCGCATCATACTCCAACAGCCCATACCCGCCGGATGAGATCCCTCCTGAAGATAATCGGATCTACGCCAATTCGGGTGCCTGGACGAATGACACACAAAGGTGCACATTTGTTGAAACAGAACTTCGCTCTGATGATGGAAAACATCTGGTGTATCTCAAGGAATGGCTCAGGGACCCTTCTACGGGTCAATATAAAGCCAGGGATGTCCAGCCGGATGAATGGGTGGTAGCATAA